One Vicinamibacterales bacterium DNA window includes the following coding sequences:
- a CDS encoding efflux RND transporter periplasmic adaptor subunit has product MTRRSGVRGALVPIVTSVVTVAVLVGALWVQRQRQGWPFSSAPQHALAAPTSAAAAGDMAGMDMSGETADTPPSRVAIDVAAETLQTLGVQIEPVMREALTDTIQAVATVAPDESRISHVHTRVAGWVEQLDVNTTGETVRVGQPLARVFSQELLSSQTEYLSARQAIAASGISSAVVAGGRTRLSVLGMSADEINAIEASGEPRRLVTVVAPRSGVVVTRGVTVGTAVDPSTPLLTIADLSSVWVLAEVPEASITSVRPGTSATLDFPASGRSPFTARVDFLYPTLTERTRTLRVRFTVGNARGTLRPGLYGTAAFTVAGTPAITVPRDAVVDTGRQQHVFVAVGDRLEPRPVTLGLQLADRVEVRTGLNDGDRIVTAGVFLLDSESRLRATGGMGGHAHGSTPAQDTTPASRPKAAVPPAADPHAGHKE; this is encoded by the coding sequence ATGACCCGTCGCTCTGGTGTTCGTGGGGCATTGGTCCCGATCGTGACGTCGGTCGTCACGGTGGCCGTGCTCGTGGGCGCGCTGTGGGTGCAGCGCCAGCGCCAGGGGTGGCCATTCTCGAGTGCACCCCAACACGCCTTAGCGGCGCCGACTTCTGCCGCAGCCGCTGGGGACATGGCTGGCATGGACATGAGCGGCGAGACGGCCGACACCCCACCGTCCCGCGTGGCCATCGACGTCGCGGCCGAGACGCTACAGACGCTGGGGGTGCAGATTGAGCCGGTCATGCGCGAGGCGCTCACCGACACGATTCAAGCCGTGGCGACCGTCGCGCCCGACGAGTCCCGTATCTCGCACGTGCACACGCGCGTGGCCGGATGGGTCGAGCAACTGGACGTCAACACGACAGGCGAAACCGTACGGGTCGGCCAACCGTTGGCGCGCGTGTTCTCGCAGGAGCTGCTGTCGTCCCAGACCGAGTACCTCTCAGCGCGCCAGGCCATCGCGGCGTCCGGCATCTCGAGCGCCGTCGTCGCGGGCGGTCGCACCCGTTTGAGCGTGCTCGGCATGAGCGCCGACGAGATCAACGCGATCGAGGCGAGCGGCGAGCCGCGACGGCTCGTCACCGTCGTGGCGCCGCGGAGCGGCGTCGTGGTGACACGCGGTGTCACCGTGGGGACGGCGGTGGATCCGTCGACCCCGCTGCTGACCATCGCCGATCTGTCGTCGGTGTGGGTGCTGGCCGAAGTGCCCGAGGCGAGCATCACATCGGTACGGCCAGGCACCAGCGCGACGTTGGACTTTCCCGCGTCGGGTCGGTCGCCCTTCACTGCACGCGTGGACTTCCTGTACCCGACGCTGACCGAGCGGACGCGGACGCTGCGCGTACGGTTCACCGTCGGGAACGCACGCGGCACGCTGCGCCCCGGCCTCTACGGCACGGCGGCCTTCACGGTGGCCGGCACGCCGGCTATCACCGTTCCACGCGACGCCGTCGTCGACACCGGACGCCAGCAGCACGTCTTCGTCGCGGTCGGCGATCGCCTCGAACCTCGTCCCGTGACGCTGGGACTCCAACTCGCGGACCGCGTGGAGGTCAGGACTGGCCTGAACGACGGCGACCGCATCGTGACCGCCGGCGTGTTCCTGCTCGACTCAGAGAGTCGGCTGCGGGCGACCGGAGGCATGGGAGGGCATGCGCATGGCAGCACGCCAGCCCAGGACACAACGCCGGCCAGCCGGCCGAAGGCCGCCGTTCCGCCGGCCGCGGACCCGCATGCGGGCCACAAGGAGTAG
- a CDS encoding TolC family protein, which yields MIRLLWIRATLATIAAVGWPLVGAAQVELQLPSPLRLVDVVRIAGERRAEIEAARARTRAAEQRPAIVSALADPMVSPSLDHLPFMWSGADVSVTIEQQIPLSGIRGHRRASALADIDRLRAETGRAGLDVGLQAATAFLMLQERQRTQALLSEQVAFARDVVAAANARYSAGTAPQSDVLRAEVEVARLEALARALVSEVRGAESMLATSLGLDADTALPSLQPVVVAQPPPPWPTLRMALTDRPELTAVRAEIARADADVQVMRDMYRPMATIRTGPSYTMADGKGWMAMVGLSLPIWRGKLKAGVAEAQAMRAMSEADLRAMTRMFEGEAATATNQVQAWRDRQDALTTNVLPRARMAIAPAIAGYTAGQLPLVSVIEAVQALWTVQADVIVADVELGLAWVRLGRAIGSYEEVLR from the coding sequence ATGATTCGCCTTCTCTGGATCAGGGCCACTTTGGCCACTATCGCTGCGGTTGGGTGGCCGTTGGTCGGCGCTGCTCAGGTGGAGCTGCAACTGCCGTCGCCTCTCCGACTCGTCGACGTCGTGCGCATCGCCGGCGAGCGACGAGCGGAAATCGAAGCCGCACGAGCACGGACGCGGGCCGCCGAGCAGCGCCCAGCGATCGTCTCGGCCCTAGCGGACCCCATGGTGTCGCCGTCGCTTGACCATCTCCCCTTCATGTGGAGCGGGGCGGACGTCAGCGTCACCATCGAACAGCAGATCCCGCTGTCGGGTATCCGTGGTCATCGGCGCGCCTCCGCGCTCGCGGACATCGACCGCCTACGTGCCGAGACTGGCCGCGCTGGTCTCGACGTCGGACTGCAAGCCGCGACCGCGTTCCTGATGCTTCAGGAGCGGCAGCGAACCCAGGCCCTTCTCTCAGAGCAGGTGGCGTTCGCCCGCGACGTCGTCGCGGCGGCGAACGCCCGCTACTCCGCCGGCACCGCGCCGCAGTCCGACGTGCTGCGCGCCGAAGTGGAGGTCGCCCGGCTGGAGGCGCTGGCTCGCGCCCTCGTGAGCGAGGTGCGTGGCGCCGAGAGCATGCTCGCCACGAGTCTTGGCTTGGACGCAGACACGGCACTACCGTCGTTACAGCCCGTGGTCGTGGCGCAGCCTCCGCCGCCCTGGCCGACGCTTCGCATGGCGCTCACGGATCGACCGGAACTCACCGCCGTCCGTGCGGAGATCGCGCGGGCCGACGCCGACGTGCAGGTCATGCGCGACATGTATCGCCCGATGGCCACCATTCGCACCGGCCCCTCCTACACGATGGCCGACGGCAAGGGCTGGATGGCCATGGTGGGCCTCAGCCTGCCGATCTGGCGCGGCAAGCTGAAGGCCGGCGTCGCCGAAGCGCAGGCCATGCGCGCGATGTCCGAGGCGGACCTGCGCGCGATGACGCGCATGTTCGAGGGCGAGGCCGCGACGGCGACCAATCAGGTCCAGGCGTGGCGCGACCGCCAGGATGCGCTCACCACGAACGTCCTACCGAGGGCGCGGATGGCGATTGCGCCGGCCATCGCGGGGTACACCGCGGGCCAACTGCCTCTGGTCAGCGTGATCGAAGCCGTGCAGGCCCTGTGGACGGTGCAGGCGGACGTGATTGTGGCCGACGTCGAGCTCGGCCTGGCGTGGGTGCGGTTGGGCCGCGCCATCGGCTCGTACGAGGAGGTACTGCGATGA